From Synoicihabitans lomoniglobus, the proteins below share one genomic window:
- a CDS encoding glycerate kinase encodes MRVLVAFDKFKDALTAPDACAIAGHAIARQRPTWSVDACPLADGGEGFASILTAAVDGEWREIEVLGPRGAPTQAGYGLVDPTRLPAAARARLALGPATRLAVIEMAAASGLQSLTAAERDPWHTDTRGTGQLICDALAAGADAVLLGVGGSATHDVGLGALTALGWRAERADGSDIERICPAGWSELTKLIPGTAPLPAIRIACDVSNPLLGERGAAAVFGPQKGLRAEDLARLESETARIAQLVGQAVGQPDLESTPGAGAAGGIAYGFLTAANARLVPGFDLVEEWLDIAAKLDQADLVITGEGRFDDSSLEGKGPGALALRAVEQHKPVWIFAGAVSLEQAPTGCELTAITPPGTTLPEALATAGAHLDRTLSERLSLRE; translated from the coding sequence ATGCGCGTGCTTGTGGCTTTCGATAAATTTAAAGACGCCCTCACGGCTCCCGACGCCTGCGCCATCGCGGGCCATGCCATTGCCCGCCAACGCCCCACGTGGTCCGTCGACGCCTGCCCGTTGGCCGATGGCGGCGAAGGTTTCGCCTCCATTCTCACCGCTGCCGTCGACGGTGAATGGCGCGAGATCGAGGTGCTGGGTCCGCGCGGTGCGCCGACACAGGCGGGTTACGGCCTGGTCGATCCGACGCGTCTGCCCGCCGCCGCCCGAGCCCGACTTGCCCTCGGTCCGGCGACGCGTCTGGCGGTCATTGAGATGGCAGCCGCCAGCGGGCTGCAGTCCCTCACGGCGGCGGAGCGCGACCCTTGGCACACCGACACGCGCGGCACCGGTCAGCTGATCTGCGACGCCCTCGCCGCCGGCGCCGATGCCGTCCTCCTCGGCGTCGGCGGCAGTGCCACCCACGATGTGGGTCTCGGTGCCTTGACTGCCTTGGGCTGGCGAGCGGAACGCGCCGATGGCTCCGACATCGAACGCATCTGTCCGGCTGGTTGGTCCGAGTTGACCAAACTCATTCCCGGCACCGCCCCCCTGCCGGCGATCCGTATTGCCTGCGATGTCTCGAATCCGCTGCTCGGCGAACGCGGAGCCGCGGCGGTGTTCGGTCCGCAAAAGGGATTGCGCGCCGAAGACCTTGCCCGACTCGAGTCCGAAACCGCCCGTATCGCGCAACTTGTCGGCCAGGCGGTGGGTCAACCGGATCTGGAGTCCACGCCCGGTGCGGGAGCCGCCGGCGGCATCGCATACGGATTTTTGACCGCGGCCAACGCCCGCTTGGTGCCCGGTTTCGATCTGGTGGAAGAGTGGTTGGATATCGCCGCCAAACTCGACCAGGCCGATCTCGTGATCACCGGGGAAGGCCGATTCGACGACAGCTCGCTCGAAGGCAAAGGCCCGGGGGCGTTGGCGCTCCGCGCCGTCGAGCAGCACAAACCCGTCTGGATTTTCGCCGGCGCGGTTTCCCTGGAGCAGGCCCCCACAGGCTGCGAACTCACGGCCATCACCCCACCCGGCACAACCTTGCCGGAGGCTCTTGCGACCGCAGGAGCGCACCTCGACCGAACGCTTTCCGAGCGTCTATCCCTCCGCGAATAG
- a CDS encoding RluA family pseudouridine synthase, translated as MKPESETPSKPPVYGPWAPRPFREDRVKLIDLEELKSWIIHEDDDLLVVNKSGEVVCHPSKFGPTSSLVGAAREYTGLPTMHLVFRLDRETSGVVVLAKNAAMASRLQTAMMTRKVGKRYLTILTGELTGDVTVDQPLGREYDSPVHVKDCVRADGKAAVSHFKPLLTQNGFTLAEVDLATGRKHQIRAHAQWLGHTVVGDKIYGPDPRLFLKFIDDGWTPELEAKLLLARQALHCAEIDLRPTGLDWVFRAPWPEDLAVFMQTHMPSANLPS; from the coding sequence TTGAAACCAGAATCTGAGACCCCTTCGAAGCCGCCCGTTTATGGGCCGTGGGCACCGCGCCCGTTTCGGGAAGATCGCGTCAAGTTGATCGATCTCGAAGAGCTCAAGTCGTGGATCATTCACGAAGACGACGATTTGTTGGTCGTGAACAAATCCGGCGAAGTCGTGTGCCATCCGTCGAAGTTTGGTCCGACGTCGAGTTTGGTGGGGGCCGCCCGGGAATACACCGGCCTGCCCACGATGCACCTGGTGTTCCGGCTGGATCGCGAGACGAGCGGCGTCGTGGTGCTCGCGAAAAACGCGGCCATGGCGAGTCGACTGCAGACCGCGATGATGACGCGCAAAGTGGGCAAACGTTACCTCACGATTCTGACCGGAGAACTCACGGGTGATGTCACCGTCGACCAGCCCCTTGGTCGCGAGTATGACAGCCCGGTCCATGTGAAGGACTGCGTGCGTGCGGACGGCAAAGCGGCGGTGTCGCACTTCAAGCCGCTGTTAACGCAGAACGGCTTCACGCTGGCGGAAGTGGATCTCGCCACGGGTCGTAAGCACCAGATCCGGGCTCACGCGCAATGGCTCGGGCACACGGTGGTCGGCGATAAAATCTACGGTCCGGATCCGCGCTTGTTCCTCAAATTCATCGACGACGGCTGGACGCCGGAGTTGGAGGCCAAGCTCCTCCTCGCGCGCCAGGCGTTGCACTGCGCCGAGATCGACCTGCGCCCGACGGGTCTCGATTGGGTCTTTCGCGCGCCCTGGCCGGAAGATCTGGCGGTGTTCATGCAAACGCACATGCCGTCGGCCAACCTTCCGTCGTAG
- a CDS encoding alanine/glycine:cation symporter family protein — protein sequence MHALNEGLLWLDGLLGGAGWFPYVLLGTGLFFTIYLGFPQVRFFGRALRIVRGKEDKHLMPGETSHFQALTTALSGTVGTGNIGGVAFAIFLGGPAALFWMWATAFLGMTTKFVEVTLSHKYRQQASDGSMAGGPMYFMRYGLNMKWLAAAFAVATVISSFGTGNLPQINNIASAMESAFGIRPMITGGVLAVLLALVILGGIKRIAAFTSKVVPLMAVLYLIGALGVLAMHPDRLIPSFLAVFENAFTGSAAMGGFLGASFAFAFNRGVNRGLFSNEAGQGSAPIAHASARANEPVSEGMVAILEPFIDTIVICTLTGIVILSSGVWTEKFENKFESADLRIVAGAWSDQNESDRASLGAFLGGDNAGAVKPYTGELLVADGGLVVDTATVLHARSVAEDVHWTDANGEPFSGAVMVSDGRLDDLSIGLHGRSLLHSAALTSEAFSRGYFGEAGRTIVAIGLLLFAFSTAIAWSYYGDRAMVYLFGTGSVRYYRIVYVLGFFWASFSDTRLVWNLAAVAIVIMTLPNLLGILLLRKDMKQSLRDYIANEVKK from the coding sequence ATGCATGCGTTGAACGAAGGTTTGTTGTGGCTGGATGGTTTGTTGGGCGGAGCGGGCTGGTTCCCGTATGTGCTCCTCGGCACAGGTTTGTTTTTTACCATCTATCTCGGATTCCCGCAGGTCCGATTCTTTGGTCGGGCGTTGCGGATCGTGCGGGGCAAGGAGGACAAGCATCTCATGCCGGGCGAGACTTCGCACTTTCAGGCGCTCACAACGGCGCTGTCAGGCACGGTGGGCACGGGCAACATCGGCGGCGTGGCGTTTGCCATCTTCCTCGGCGGACCAGCGGCGCTGTTCTGGATGTGGGCGACGGCCTTTCTCGGCATGACGACGAAGTTCGTCGAGGTGACGTTGTCGCATAAATACCGGCAGCAAGCATCTGACGGCAGCATGGCGGGTGGTCCCATGTATTTCATGCGCTACGGGCTGAACATGAAGTGGCTCGCCGCGGCTTTCGCGGTCGCCACGGTGATCAGTTCCTTCGGCACCGGCAACCTGCCACAAATCAACAACATCGCGTCGGCCATGGAGTCGGCGTTTGGTATCCGTCCCATGATTACGGGCGGCGTTCTGGCGGTATTGTTGGCGTTGGTGATTCTAGGCGGCATCAAACGCATTGCGGCGTTCACGTCGAAGGTGGTGCCGCTGATGGCAGTGCTTTACTTGATTGGTGCGCTGGGGGTTTTGGCCATGCACCCGGACCGTTTGATTCCGTCGTTTTTGGCCGTGTTTGAAAACGCGTTTACGGGCAGCGCGGCCATGGGCGGGTTTTTGGGCGCGAGTTTCGCTTTCGCCTTCAATCGCGGCGTGAATCGCGGACTGTTTTCGAACGAGGCCGGGCAAGGATCGGCGCCGATCGCGCATGCTTCGGCCCGGGCCAACGAGCCGGTATCCGAAGGCATGGTGGCGATTTTGGAACCGTTCATTGATACCATCGTGATCTGCACCTTGACCGGCATCGTCATTCTCTCGTCGGGGGTGTGGACCGAGAAGTTTGAGAACAAATTTGAATCGGCGGACCTCCGCATCGTGGCGGGGGCATGGAGCGATCAAAACGAGTCCGACCGGGCCAGTTTGGGGGCGTTTCTCGGTGGTGATAACGCCGGGGCCGTGAAGCCCTACACGGGCGAACTCCTGGTGGCGGACGGAGGCCTGGTGGTGGACACGGCCACCGTGTTGCATGCCCGTTCGGTCGCTGAAGACGTCCACTGGACAGATGCGAATGGCGAACCGTTTTCTGGTGCGGTGATGGTGTCGGACGGGCGCTTGGATGATTTGTCGATCGGTCTGCACGGCCGGTCGTTGCTGCACTCGGCGGCGCTTACGTCGGAAGCTTTTTCGCGCGGATATTTTGGTGAGGCCGGGCGCACGATTGTCGCGATCGGGTTGCTGTTGTTCGCGTTCTCGACGGCGATTGCGTGGAGCTACTACGGCGACCGTGCCATGGTCTATCTCTTCGGCACGGGTTCGGTGCGTTACTACCGGATCGTTTACGTGCTCGGTTTCTTTTGGGCGTCGTTTTCCGACACCCGGCTGGTGTGGAATCTCGCGGCGGTGGCGATCGTCATCATGACCTTGCCCAATTTGTTGGGAATTTTGCTGCTCCGCAAAGACATGAAGCAGTCACTGCGCGACTACATTGCCAACGAGGTGAAGAAGTAG
- a CDS encoding SAM-dependent methyltransferase, with product MLLERELTFAGARAVEQGGGWMRFEGATLPEEPNLCFAHTVMHAPTKVSGDSVNQLAGGILDYLLAALQDERVEGAWPCVFATAGGLDGLGRRASAVEKAFREKLKKRLGRVARLASPEMPAGVGAVRGLMVLFTDFGEIWLARELTRGGQRRMADDPDAPSRSYLKVEEAYGVLGYEPIEDDTVVDLGAAPGGWSYSAAKRGAQVIAIDNGPMKGGALDHPLIDHRREDAFGYRPPEGRVMDWMFCDLVEDPHHVARNLIAPWLVNGWCRRFVVMLKFGRVDAVALLREMTAPDSVFVTATTSLRVRHLNHDREEFTLVGEVRVED from the coding sequence ATGTTGCTGGAGCGTGAGCTCACGTTTGCGGGAGCGCGGGCGGTCGAGCAGGGCGGAGGCTGGATGCGGTTCGAAGGCGCGACCCTGCCGGAGGAGCCGAATCTCTGTTTTGCCCACACCGTCATGCACGCGCCCACCAAGGTGAGCGGCGATTCGGTTAATCAACTCGCGGGCGGCATCCTGGACTATCTGTTGGCGGCGTTGCAGGACGAACGGGTCGAGGGGGCCTGGCCCTGCGTGTTTGCGACCGCGGGCGGACTCGATGGGCTGGGGCGGCGGGCTTCGGCGGTGGAGAAAGCGTTTCGGGAAAAACTTAAAAAACGGCTCGGGCGGGTGGCTCGTCTGGCGTCGCCGGAGATGCCGGCGGGCGTGGGGGCGGTGCGCGGGCTGATGGTATTGTTCACCGATTTCGGCGAGATATGGTTGGCGCGCGAGCTCACGCGGGGAGGTCAGCGTCGCATGGCGGATGATCCGGACGCCCCTTCGCGTAGTTACCTCAAAGTCGAGGAAGCGTATGGCGTGCTGGGATACGAGCCGATCGAGGATGACACGGTGGTCGATCTCGGGGCGGCACCGGGCGGTTGGAGTTACAGTGCGGCCAAGCGGGGCGCGCAGGTTATTGCGATCGACAACGGACCGATGAAAGGCGGGGCGCTCGACCATCCCTTGATCGACCACCGGCGCGAGGATGCCTTCGGGTATCGGCCGCCGGAGGGACGGGTGATGGACTGGATGTTTTGCGATCTGGTGGAGGATCCGCACCACGTGGCGCGCAATCTGATCGCGCCGTGGCTGGTGAATGGTTGGTGCCGGCGCTTTGTGGTGATGCTGAAGTTTGGTCGCGTCGATGCGGTGGCACTGCTGCGCGAAATGACGGCGCCGGATTCCGTGTTCGTCACGGCCACGACATCGTTGCGAGTGCGGCATCTGAATCACGATCGGGAAGAATTTACTTTGGTTGGCGAGGTTCGCGTCGAAGACTAG
- a CDS encoding vanadium-dependent haloperoxidase gives MRPFLRLALLTCFLSASLAANSVIYWNEQVVSATRLSRNPPPLAGLHYGTYHVAIFDAVNGITGTYEPWLVKEAAPAGADVDAAVAGAAYTVLKEYWSNVTNPRVLKKAYDEALAAIPEGSAKVAGLAWGEKVARVVIADRADSGWNKPMPGQYTSQEPGKWRETPPGFRPPVLPFWGRVRPFTMKSQDHFRAPPPNSPESKAYAEEAAFVAKVGARDGAERSEYETLSTPFWSDDLGTATPPGHWNVIAQDIARDRNLSTEECARLFALINLAGADAGVSCWEAKFFYSTWRPETALRETTPEYNPHIELAPDFIPNMASPAFPSYPSGHSTFSAAASRIIERFFDTDDISFTVTSDGLPGVVRHFDTISEARWEVGMSRVWGGIHVMQDNIIAQKVGMDLADYIFDGFLRPRE, from the coding sequence ATGCGTCCCTTCCTTCGTCTCGCGCTACTGACCTGCTTCCTGAGCGCGTCCCTGGCCGCCAACTCTGTTATCTATTGGAACGAGCAAGTCGTCTCGGCGACGCGCCTCTCGCGCAATCCACCGCCGCTCGCCGGTCTCCACTACGGCACCTATCACGTCGCCATTTTTGATGCGGTCAACGGCATCACCGGCACCTACGAGCCTTGGTTGGTCAAGGAAGCCGCGCCCGCCGGAGCCGATGTCGACGCCGCCGTCGCCGGGGCCGCTTACACTGTGCTCAAGGAATACTGGTCCAATGTCACCAATCCTCGCGTGCTGAAGAAAGCCTACGACGAAGCCCTCGCCGCCATCCCCGAAGGTTCCGCCAAGGTGGCCGGTCTCGCGTGGGGCGAAAAGGTGGCTCGCGTCGTCATCGCCGACCGCGCCGACAGCGGCTGGAACAAACCCATGCCCGGCCAATACACCTCGCAAGAGCCCGGCAAATGGCGTGAAACGCCTCCCGGTTTCCGTCCCCCCGTATTGCCTTTCTGGGGACGCGTCCGCCCGTTCACCATGAAGTCGCAGGACCATTTTCGGGCCCCGCCGCCCAACAGCCCTGAGTCCAAAGCCTACGCCGAGGAAGCCGCCTTCGTCGCCAAGGTCGGTGCCCGCGACGGCGCCGAGCGCTCCGAATACGAAACACTCAGCACGCCCTTCTGGTCCGACGATCTCGGCACCGCCACCCCTCCCGGCCATTGGAACGTCATCGCCCAGGATATCGCGCGTGACCGCAACCTCTCCACCGAGGAGTGCGCCCGCTTGTTCGCGTTGATCAATCTCGCCGGAGCCGACGCCGGCGTGTCGTGCTGGGAGGCCAAGTTCTTCTACAGCACCTGGCGCCCCGAAACCGCCCTGCGCGAAACCACCCCCGAATACAATCCACACATCGAACTCGCGCCGGATTTCATTCCCAACATGGCGTCGCCCGCCTTCCCGTCCTACCCTTCCGGCCACAGCACGTTTTCCGCCGCCGCGTCCCGCATCATCGAACGCTTCTTCGATACCGACGACATCTCGTTCACGGTCACGTCCGACGGTCTGCCCGGCGTCGTCCGGCACTTCGACACGATCTCCGAAGCGCGTTGGGAAGTCGGCATGAGCCGCGTCTGGGGCGGCATCCATGTGATGCAGGACAATATTATCGCCCAGAAAGTCGGCATGGATTTGGCCGACTACATTTTCGACGGGTTCCTGCGACCGCGCGAATAA
- the fdhD gene encoding formate dehydrogenase accessory sulfurtransferase FdhD: MPQSQSTPVTRHSSSAPPVTADDAVAVEEPLEIRVEGRSVALTMRTPGHDEELAMGFLCTEGVLTSIDDVLDLDVCSATDGGPGNIIDVKLRDASAVDLDQLSRHVFTSSSCGLCGKATIDAVRAHCPRINVGRALRPTPATLLALPARLHAAQATFQATGGLHGAALFTAAGEFIAVREDVGRHNAVDKVIGRLLIDRRAERDDLGLLVSGRIAFEIVQKALTARIGLIAGISAPTSLAVDLARTSGQTLVGFLRDDRFNVYAGQLT, encoded by the coding sequence GTGCCTCAAAGCCAATCCACGCCCGTCACGCGTCACTCCTCCAGTGCTCCACCCGTCACCGCGGACGACGCGGTCGCGGTGGAGGAGCCGTTGGAAATCCGCGTGGAAGGCCGCTCCGTCGCGCTCACCATGCGCACGCCCGGGCACGATGAGGAGTTGGCGATGGGCTTCCTGTGCACCGAAGGCGTGCTCACTTCCATCGACGATGTGCTCGACCTCGACGTTTGCTCCGCCACCGACGGCGGGCCCGGCAACATCATCGACGTCAAACTCCGCGATGCGTCCGCCGTCGATCTCGACCAGCTCTCGCGTCACGTCTTCACCTCGTCGTCCTGTGGCCTCTGCGGCAAGGCCACCATCGACGCCGTGCGCGCCCACTGCCCGCGGATCAACGTGGGTCGGGCTCTACGCCCGACCCCCGCCACCCTGCTCGCCCTCCCCGCCCGACTCCACGCCGCTCAAGCCACCTTTCAAGCCACTGGCGGCCTGCACGGCGCCGCGCTCTTCACCGCCGCGGGCGAATTCATCGCCGTGCGCGAGGACGTGGGCCGCCACAACGCCGTCGACAAAGTCATCGGTCGCCTCCTCATCGACCGCCGCGCCGAACGCGACGATCTGGGACTACTCGTCTCCGGACGCATCGCTTTTGAAATCGTGCAAAAGGCGCTCACCGCGCGCATCGGTCTCATCGCCGGCATCTCCGCGCCCACCAGCCTGGCCGTGGATCTCGCTCGCACGTCCGGACAAACCCTGGTCGGCTTCCTCCGCGACGACCGGTTCAACGTCTATGCCGGTCAGCTGACCTGA
- a CDS encoding glycine cleavage system protein R, giving the protein MLKTLVMTVIGPDRTGLVDSLARTVADQGGNWLESRLCHLGGQFAGLVQVEVEEAAAAALIDALQHHTESGLQITVQTDNGASALADGSLALVELVGQDRPGLLREITGVFAKHGLNVEELESERTAAPQGGGILFKASATILVPSAADLDAIGDDLEKIATDLLVDIRLAPETTA; this is encoded by the coding sequence ATGTTAAAAACCCTCGTCATGACCGTGATCGGCCCCGATCGCACCGGCCTCGTTGATTCCCTCGCCCGCACCGTCGCCGACCAAGGTGGCAATTGGCTCGAAAGTCGCCTGTGCCATCTCGGCGGTCAATTCGCCGGTCTGGTGCAGGTCGAGGTCGAGGAAGCCGCGGCGGCCGCCCTCATCGACGCGCTCCAGCATCACACCGAGTCCGGCCTGCAAATCACCGTGCAAACCGACAACGGTGCGTCCGCTCTTGCCGACGGCTCCCTCGCCTTGGTCGAGCTCGTGGGTCAGGACCGCCCCGGATTGCTGCGCGAGATCACCGGCGTGTTTGCCAAACACGGCCTCAACGTCGAGGAACTCGAAAGCGAACGCACGGCCGCGCCCCAGGGCGGCGGCATTTTGTTCAAAGCCAGCGCCACCATTCTCGTCCCCTCCGCCGCCGATCTCGACGCCATCGGCGACGACCTCGAAAAGATCGCCACCGACCTGCTCGTCGACATCCGCCTCGCGCCCGAGACCACCGCGTAG
- a CDS encoding TrmH family RNA methyltransferase encodes MKTINLCGLAAVSARWRQNPDSIERLFFDYDTGRKVGDMTKAMARMRKVYRCVENEELEKVAGSIHHGGIIAVVNAPELVGPTRSDPRAWAAARAPIVILDRIGNAHNLGAIVRTAAFYGVKHIIIPDTPEAARPNDAAYRVAEGGFESVQVWLPYNMVPLVEDLAAAGYEVVAASTRDGHGRTDDIKPGRPIAIVLGNEERGVSDELARVCTRRVTLPGTGNVESLNVSVAGAILMDRLLAR; translated from the coding sequence ATGAAGACGATCAATTTATGCGGCCTGGCCGCGGTATCCGCGCGTTGGCGCCAGAATCCCGATTCCATCGAGCGGCTCTTTTTCGACTACGACACCGGCCGCAAAGTCGGCGACATGACCAAGGCCATGGCGCGGATGCGCAAAGTCTACCGGTGCGTCGAAAACGAGGAGCTGGAGAAGGTGGCGGGCAGTATTCACCACGGCGGAATCATCGCGGTGGTAAACGCACCCGAATTGGTGGGGCCGACGCGCAGTGATCCGCGGGCGTGGGCGGCAGCCAGGGCTCCGATTGTGATCCTCGACCGCATCGGCAACGCCCACAATCTCGGCGCCATCGTGCGCACGGCCGCGTTTTACGGGGTGAAGCATATCATTATTCCGGATACGCCGGAGGCGGCCCGACCCAATGATGCCGCTTATCGCGTGGCCGAGGGGGGATTTGAGAGCGTGCAGGTGTGGTTGCCCTATAACATGGTGCCGCTGGTCGAGGACCTGGCGGCGGCGGGTTACGAAGTCGTCGCTGCGTCGACCCGCGACGGTCACGGACGCACCGACGACATCAAGCCGGGGCGGCCGATTGCGATCGTATTGGGCAATGAAGAACGCGGGGTGAGTGATGAGCTCGCCCGGGTGTGCACGCGCCGGGTGACGCTGCCCGGAACGGGCAACGTGGAATCGCTGAACGTGTCGGTGGCCGGTGCGATCCTGATGGATCGGTTGCTGGCGCGCTGA
- a CDS encoding molybdenum cofactor guanylyltransferase, which translates to MSTAPIDFSAVVLAGGHSRRMGTDKAALRHPRDGQSLLQHQLGLLASLEPVECFVSARHDQTLPTLTAPPPRIDDDGTAGPLGGIVGTFAQATTAHLLVIAVDLPFLDAATLQRLRGACTATTGAIARSPHGIEPLVAIYPRIAIDPLRHALHAQQLGLQRLLQAPALAPHFHLVECADATVFRNWNAPDDL; encoded by the coding sequence ATGTCCACTGCTCCGATCGACTTCTCCGCCGTGGTCTTGGCCGGGGGACATTCCCGCCGCATGGGCACCGACAAAGCCGCTCTGCGGCACCCCCGCGACGGCCAATCCCTCCTGCAACATCAACTCGGACTGCTCGCTTCACTCGAACCGGTCGAGTGCTTCGTATCGGCGCGTCACGACCAAACCCTGCCGACACTCACGGCCCCGCCCCCGCGCATCGACGACGATGGCACCGCCGGTCCATTGGGCGGCATCGTGGGCACGTTTGCCCAGGCGACGACCGCCCATCTGCTGGTCATCGCCGTCGACCTCCCGTTTCTCGACGCCGCCACCCTCCAACGCCTACGGGGGGCCTGCACCGCGACCACCGGCGCCATCGCTCGCAGCCCTCACGGCATCGAACCCTTGGTGGCGATCTACCCGCGCATCGCGATCGATCCGCTGCGTCACGCCCTCCACGCCCAACAACTCGGCCTGCAACGCCTGCTGCAAGCGCCCGCGCTCGCCCCGCATTTCCACCTCGTGGAATGCGCCGATGCCACGGTGTTTCGCAATTGGAACGCCCCCGACGATCTTTGA
- a CDS encoding MarC family NAAT transporter gives MSAHLDLFVATLAALFPIANPFGNAAIFQSLTKDNTPDERRSFARRGAIYMVAILVVFFVAGTAIVNFFGISLPGIRIAGGLIISRYAFAQLNPKPEHTHPSNEHAEATAKTDIAFSPLAMPLLAGPGAIAAAMSLSTRVSTQGVTPHGVVIAGITLVGTACWLILRESDAIMKRLGVIGANALTKIMGFLLLCIGVQLVIDGVLGLKL, from the coding sequence ATGTCCGCTCACCTCGATCTATTTGTCGCGACACTAGCCGCCCTGTTTCCGATCGCCAACCCGTTCGGCAACGCCGCCATTTTTCAGTCACTGACCAAGGACAACACGCCCGACGAGCGCCGGTCCTTCGCTCGTCGCGGTGCCATCTACATGGTCGCGATCCTGGTGGTGTTTTTCGTGGCAGGCACGGCCATCGTAAACTTCTTCGGCATCAGTCTGCCCGGCATTCGCATCGCCGGCGGACTGATCATCAGCCGCTACGCGTTCGCCCAGCTCAATCCCAAGCCGGAGCATACGCACCCGTCCAACGAACACGCGGAAGCCACCGCCAAAACGGACATCGCTTTTTCGCCGCTCGCCATGCCGCTGTTGGCCGGGCCCGGCGCCATTGCCGCCGCCATGTCGCTGAGCACGCGCGTCAGCACGCAGGGAGTCACGCCCCATGGGGTGGTGATCGCTGGCATCACCCTCGTCGGCACCGCCTGCTGGCTCATACTCCGGGAATCCGACGCCATCATGAAACGTCTCGGCGTCATCGGGGCCAACGCTCTCACCAAGATCATGGGTTTCCTGCTGTTGTGCATCGGGGTGCAACTCGTGATCGACGGCGTGCTGGGCCTGAAGCTCTGA
- a CDS encoding protein adenylyltransferase SelO, giving the protein MPIAFDNTYARLPERFFARTAPAVVPAPQLIRLNHALADQLGLSSDWLASPEGIAMLAGNAMPPGAEPLAQAYAGHQFGNFVPQLGDGRAILLGEVVGRDGARRDIQLKGAGRTPFSRGGDGKAALGPVLREYIVSEAMTALGVPSTRALAAVSTGETVQRETPLPGAVFTRVAASHIRVGTFQYFAVREDVDALRELVDTVISRLYPEAAEADLPTVKLLQMIIGAQADLIASWLHLGFIHGVMNTDNMAVSGETIDYGPCAFMDTFHPECVFSAIDRRGRYAWGNQPAIGQWNLTCLAEALLPLIHENEDTAKVWAESALAQFSDRFHDRFHAGFCAKLGLPDEDGGDDGVAFIGATLAKLKEQEIDFTLFFRQLTRVAAGDSPDELIALFKETATAKAWLDDWRRVAEPETKLAGMRAANPILIPRNHRVEEAIRQAQTGDYAPFNRLVDALAAPFEERPEYADLEKAPLPEERVTQTFCGT; this is encoded by the coding sequence ATGCCGATCGCCTTCGACAACACCTACGCCCGACTCCCTGAACGATTTTTTGCGCGGACGGCGCCTGCGGTCGTGCCTGCGCCGCAGTTGATCCGACTGAATCACGCGTTGGCGGACCAACTGGGGCTGAGTTCCGACTGGTTGGCCTCGCCCGAAGGGATTGCCATGTTGGCCGGCAATGCGATGCCGCCGGGAGCCGAGCCGCTTGCGCAGGCCTACGCGGGGCATCAGTTTGGCAACTTCGTGCCACAGCTCGGGGACGGCCGCGCCATTTTGCTCGGTGAAGTCGTCGGCCGTGATGGCGCCCGCCGCGATATCCAACTCAAGGGCGCGGGGCGCACGCCGTTTTCGCGAGGCGGTGATGGTAAGGCGGCGTTGGGGCCGGTGTTGCGCGAATATATCGTGAGTGAAGCCATGACCGCGCTGGGCGTGCCCAGCACGCGGGCGTTGGCGGCGGTCAGCACGGGCGAAACCGTGCAACGGGAAACGCCGCTCCCGGGCGCGGTGTTCACGCGGGTGGCCGCCAGCCACATTCGCGTGGGCACGTTCCAATATTTTGCGGTGCGCGAAGATGTGGACGCCTTGCGGGAGTTGGTTGATACGGTCATCAGTCGGCTCTACCCGGAGGCGGCCGAAGCGGATCTGCCGACGGTGAAATTGCTGCAAATGATCATCGGCGCGCAGGCTGATCTGATAGCGTCGTGGCTGCATCTCGGGTTCATCCACGGAGTGATGAACACGGACAACATGGCGGTCTCGGGCGAGACCATCGACTATGGACCGTGTGCGTTCATGGATACCTTTCATCCCGAGTGCGTGTTTAGTGCGATCGATCGGCGGGGGCGCTATGCCTGGGGTAACCAACCGGCGATCGGCCAATGGAACCTGACGTGCTTGGCGGAAGCGTTACTGCCGCTGATTCACGAAAACGAGGATACGGCGAAGGTGTGGGCCGAGTCGGCGCTCGCGCAATTTTCCGACCGTTTCCACGACCGGTTTCATGCGGGCTTTTGCGCGAAACTCGGTTTGCCGGATGAGGACGGAGGCGATGACGGCGTGGCCTTCATCGGGGCGACATTGGCGAAACTCAAGGAACAGGAAATCGATTTTACGCTCTTTTTTCGCCAACTCACGCGGGTGGCAGCGGGCGACAGCCCGGACGAGTTGATCGCTCTTTTCAAGGAGACGGCGACGGCGAAAGCGTGGCTCGATGATTGGCGACGCGTGGCGGAACCGGAGACAAAACTGGCCGGCATGCGCGCGGCCAATCCGATACTCATTCCGCGCAACCACCGGGTGGAAGAGGCGATCCGTCAGGCGCAAACCGGGGACTACGCTCCTTTCAACCGTTTGGTCGACGCGTTGGCCGCACCTTTTGAGGAACGCCCGGAATACGCCGACTTGGAGAAAGCTCCCTTACCCGAGGAACGCGTCACCCAAACCTTCTGCGGCACGTAG